The following is a genomic window from Flavobacterium sp..
GCTTATAATTTTTTAGAGAAAGGCGATGTTAATGGTTTTGAAAAAACACTGCTCGAAGCCAACAACAGACTGAAAAAATATTATAATACCGAAGCATTTAAACTCCGTGCCATTATTCTGCAGAGTTATGGTCTTATGCTGCAGCAAAGAAATAATGAAAAGGGCTATATGCAAATCCTGATAAACGAAGCGATTCCTAATGCTAAAAGAAGCCGGGATTACGAACTTATAAGCAATTTGTACAAAGCCGTTGCTATTATTTTTATGAATACCGGCGAACGCGAAAAAGCCGACGAATATTTGAATGAAGCCCAAAAATATATAGAAAGAAACATTAAAAAAACACCAACTCTGGCTGAGTCTAAACTGGAAACGTATATTATTAAAGCCGAAAATCTGATAGAGCTGAAACATTATTATGACGCCGGAAAAATATTAGATAAAGCATTTTTTACTTTAAAAGATTTTCCGGAATCAAATTTAAATGATTCTTATTATTATTCAGAAGGGCTTTATTATGCGAAACTAAATAAAACTCGTGAAGCCTTAGAGAGTTATAAAAAAGGAATAAAATCAGCAGAAAAACATAACAACACAATTGCAATAAACAAATTAAAATTTGCCGAATATGAAGTTTTTTTTAGATTAAGAGATTATCAAAAAGCCAAAGCCAATCTCGATTATCTTTTAGAAAACTCTAATATTGTTGCTGACAAAAAGAATTATTACAATGAAATGGCAAAGGTCTATAATGCCACAAAAGAATATGACAAGGCTTATTATTATTCGCATAAATACAATGTAATAAACGATAGTTTAAGTAATACAAAATTTAAAACCGAAATTGTAGAACTTGAAGCCAAATATCAAAAGGCCGAAAACGAGAAGAAAATTACTCTGCTCCAGTCGGAAAATGAAAAAGCGGCTTTAATGGTTAATAACACCTGGCTGAATGCGGTACTTTTTGCTGTGTTGTCTTTTCTTTTATTTGTTACGGCTTTGTTTCTGTGGATTTTCATTAAAAATCAAAAGAAACTGAGCATTCAAAAAGAAATAAATCACAAACAAGAATTAATGGCTTATGAAAATCGTCATAAACTTTCTGTTTCTAAAGCTTTAATTCAGGGAGAAGAAATCGAAAGAAAAAGAATTGCCAGAGATTTGCATGACGGATTAGGAAGTATGCTTTCGGGATTGAAAATTCATTTGAATCTCGCCAAAAAAGAAAATCCCGAAACGGTTAACGGAGTTGATGCTCTTTTGGATAATTCTATTAAAGAACTTCGAAATATCTCGCAAAATTTAATGCCGGAAACATTATTAGAGTTAAGTTTAGAGCATGCCTTGAGAGATTTGTGCGCCAAGAATTC
Proteins encoded in this region:
- a CDS encoding sensor histidine kinase translates to MKKSCFIILFLFLSVVTYSQVMLSLDDDSVYIDSIAKVTKNTKSDSLKSLYSFRLSKMYSMVHDVQKSKQYLAQANKLKRKYSFLIDASLYYNAYNFLEKGDVNGFEKTLLEANNRLKKYYNTEAFKLRAIILQSYGLMLQQRNNEKGYMQILINEAIPNAKRSRDYELISNLYKAVAIIFMNTGEREKADEYLNEAQKYIERNIKKTPTLAESKLETYIIKAENLIELKHYYDAGKILDKAFFTLKDFPESNLNDSYYYSEGLYYAKLNKTREALESYKKGIKSAEKHNNTIAINKLKFAEYEVFFRLRDYQKAKANLDYLLENSNIVADKKNYYNEMAKVYNATKEYDKAYYYSHKYNVINDSLSNTKFKTEIVELEAKYQKAENEKKITLLQSENEKAALMVNNTWLNAVLFAVLSFLLFVTALFLWIFIKNQKKLSIQKEINHKQELMAYENRHKLSVSKALIQGEEIERKRIARDLHDGLGSMLSGLKIHLNLAKKENPETVNGVDALLDNSIKELRNISQNLMPETLLELSLEHALRDLCAKNSNTVTKIEFQYLIKKSKLTKTDEMMVYRIIQELLNNALKYAQASQVLVSCSQNKDVFFITVEDNGVGFDVSDAEKKNGMGLKNIKNRVEFLNGKLEIESKINQGTSAYIELTVIKENQKNE